A single Capricornis sumatraensis isolate serow.1 chromosome 20, serow.2, whole genome shotgun sequence DNA region contains:
- the LOC138095804 gene encoding inactive serine/threonine-protein kinase TEX14-like isoform X1: MPSLRSRLPVELGSVPDPESQVGRLHRLAVAGGPSWGLTRLLRRVVQVDGENSAGQTALFLSALLGHSSAVQLLLASGANPNHRCLDGSTPVHAGAFSGRSLVLLRLLQAGGDLRLRDQQGHSPWDWAEQGGAKQSWEMLELLQLCRAHMSALVHGSELVPAVSLGQWQASSGHSLCGGLRLVQANRAWRPEQTRRPPHVPALGFGQVSGRCRREWGPWRPSSSCLMVPLPTPPAEQPVATGAGNRRTHRGPQGAAASAGLLWRGHPVTVRQLKVPGAQADVLLADLQHCSALHHPSLLLLMALSPSKDLSGLCLLFEPVWLGSLHVVLHPQGPREGRPPHLVPGLLPGHLLLQVLEALLFLQARWRAHGGLSSHAVQLVRPGLAKVGSLEHGRPLHQRWLQPKPRQGYPWGGPGPGLPPPPELYPWLPLELIHGDTPAATSDLYSFCILAQEVFTGELPWAGRKGPEVKAKLEAGESPALDPLVPAPYQALVRAGLGLGPADRCGSLQSTRCLLREAVAQDSASEVPSPELIRGSRFSSLQKMDLLEEIIAELQGGCQLEDGPRLNPTPDTHC; encoded by the exons ATGCCCTCACTGCGTTCTCGACTCCCTGTGGAGCTGGGCTCTGTTCCGGATCCAGAAAGCCAGGTGGGCCGTCTGCATCGCCTGGCTGTGGCTGGGGGCCCAAGCTGGGGCCTCACCCGACTCCTGCGGAGAG TTGTCCAGGTAGATGGCGAGAACTCGGCTGGGCAGACGGCGCTCTTCCTCTCGGCGCTGCTGGGCCACAGCTCGGCTGTGCAGCTCCTGCTGGCCTCTGGTGCCAACCCCAACCA CCGCTGCCTGGACGGCAGCACGCCTGTGCACGCGGGCGCCTTCTCGGGCCGTAGCCTCGTGCTCCTACGCCTGCTGCAGGCGGGCGGCGACCTGCGTCTGCGTGACCAGCAGGGGCACAGCCCTTGGGACTGGGCAGAACAAGGTGGTGCCAAGCAGAGCTGGGAG ATGCTGGAACTGTTACAGCTGTGCCGGGCCCACATGTCAGCCCTGGTGCACGGCAGTGAGTTGGTGCCCGCTGTCTCCCTGGGCCAGTGGCAGGCTAGCTCTGGACACAGCCTGTGTGGTGGTCTGCGGCTGGTGCAGGCGAACAG GGCATGGAGGCCGGAGCAGACCAGGAGACCCCCCCATGTCCCTGCCTTAGGGTTCGGCCAGGTAAGCGGGAGATGTCGGAGGGAGTGGGGACCATGGCGTCCGTCCTCTTCCTGCCTCATGGTcccgctccccacccctccagctGAGCAGCCTGTGGCCACTGGGGCTGGTAACAGGCGTACCCATCGTGGACCCCAAGGAGCTGCTGCCAGCGCAGG CCTCCTGTGGAGGGGCCACCCTGTGACCGTGCGGCAGCTGAAGGTGCCAGGAGCCCAGGCTGATGTGCTGTTGGCTGACCTTCAACACTGCAG CGCCCTGCACCAccccagcctgctgctgctgatggcACTGAGCCCCTCCAAGGACCTATCGGGGCTGTGCCTTCTCTTCGAACCCGTGTGGCTGGGCTCCCTTCATGTGGTGCTACACCCCCAGGGCCCACGAGAAGGGAGACCCCCCCACCTCGTGCCAGGCCTGCTGCCGGGCCACCTGCTGCTGCAGGTACTGGAGGCCCTGCTGTTCCTGCAAGCCCGCTGGCGTGCTCACGGCGGCCTCAGCTCCCATGCTGTGCAGCTGGTGCGGCCAGGCCTGGCAAAGGTGGGCAGCCTGGAGCACGGGCGCCCGCTGCACCAACGCTGGCTGCAGCCCAA GCCGCGGCAGGGTTACCCCTGGGGaggcccaggcccagggctgCCCCCACCTCCTGAACTGTACCCATGGCTGCCGCTGGAGCTCATCCATGGTGACACGCCTGCGGCCACCTCAGACCTCTACAGCTTCTGCATCCTGGCCCAGGAGGTCTTCACGG GAGAGctgccctgggctggaagaaaaggACCTGAGGTGAAGGCTAAACTAGAGGCGGGTGAGAGCCCGGCCCTGGACCCCCTGGTGCCAGCCCCCTACCAGGCCCTGGTTCGGGCTGGGCTGGGCCTAGGGCCTGCCGACCGCTGCGGCAGCCTGCAGAGTACACGATGCCTGCTGCGGGAGGCTGTGGCTCAG GACTCGGCCTCTGAG GTACCCAGCCCTGAGCTGATCAGAGGAAGTCGCTTCTCCAGCCTCCAAAA GATGGATCTGCTGGAGGAGATCATAGCAGAGCTGCAAGGTGGATGCCAACTTGAAGAcgggcccaggctcaatcccaCTCCTGACACACATTGTTAG
- the LOC138095804 gene encoding inactive serine/threonine-protein kinase TEX14-like isoform X2 → MPSLRSRLPVELGSVPDPESQVGRLHRLAVAGGPSWGLTRLLRRVVQVDGENSAGQTALFLSALLGHSSAVQLLLASGANPNHRCLDGSTPVHAGAFSGRSLVLLRLLQAGGDLRLRDQQGHSPWDWAEQGGAKQSWEMLELLQLCRAHMSALVHGSELVPAVSLGQWQASSGHSLCGGLRLVQANRAWRPEQTRRPPHVPALGFGQLSSLWPLGLVTGVPIVDPKELLPAQGEPDRTYRSSSHTLMANLLWRGHPVTVRQLKVPGAQADVLLADLQHCSALHHPSLLLLMALSPSKDLSGLCLLFEPVWLGSLHVVLHPQGPREGRPPHLVPGLLPGHLLLQVLEALLFLQARWRAHGGLSSHAVQLVRPGLAKVGSLEHGRPLHQRWLQPKPRQGYPWGGPGPGLPPPPELYPWLPLELIHGDTPAATSDLYSFCILAQEVFTGELPWAGRKGPEVKAKLEAGESPALDPLVPAPYQALVRAGLGLGPADRCGSLQSTRCLLREAVAQDSASEVPSPELIRGSRFSSLQKMDLLEEIIAELQGGCQLEDGPRLNPTPDTHC, encoded by the exons ATGCCCTCACTGCGTTCTCGACTCCCTGTGGAGCTGGGCTCTGTTCCGGATCCAGAAAGCCAGGTGGGCCGTCTGCATCGCCTGGCTGTGGCTGGGGGCCCAAGCTGGGGCCTCACCCGACTCCTGCGGAGAG TTGTCCAGGTAGATGGCGAGAACTCGGCTGGGCAGACGGCGCTCTTCCTCTCGGCGCTGCTGGGCCACAGCTCGGCTGTGCAGCTCCTGCTGGCCTCTGGTGCCAACCCCAACCA CCGCTGCCTGGACGGCAGCACGCCTGTGCACGCGGGCGCCTTCTCGGGCCGTAGCCTCGTGCTCCTACGCCTGCTGCAGGCGGGCGGCGACCTGCGTCTGCGTGACCAGCAGGGGCACAGCCCTTGGGACTGGGCAGAACAAGGTGGTGCCAAGCAGAGCTGGGAG ATGCTGGAACTGTTACAGCTGTGCCGGGCCCACATGTCAGCCCTGGTGCACGGCAGTGAGTTGGTGCCCGCTGTCTCCCTGGGCCAGTGGCAGGCTAGCTCTGGACACAGCCTGTGTGGTGGTCTGCGGCTGGTGCAGGCGAACAG GGCATGGAGGCCGGAGCAGACCAGGAGACCCCCCCATGTCCCTGCCTTAGGGTTCGGCCAG ctGAGCAGCCTGTGGCCACTGGGGCTGGTAACAGGCGTACCCATCGTGGACCCCAAGGAGCTGCTGCCAGCGCAGGGTGAGCCTGACCGCACCTACAGGAGCAGCTCCCACACCCTCATGGCCAA CCTCCTGTGGAGGGGCCACCCTGTGACCGTGCGGCAGCTGAAGGTGCCAGGAGCCCAGGCTGATGTGCTGTTGGCTGACCTTCAACACTGCAG CGCCCTGCACCAccccagcctgctgctgctgatggcACTGAGCCCCTCCAAGGACCTATCGGGGCTGTGCCTTCTCTTCGAACCCGTGTGGCTGGGCTCCCTTCATGTGGTGCTACACCCCCAGGGCCCACGAGAAGGGAGACCCCCCCACCTCGTGCCAGGCCTGCTGCCGGGCCACCTGCTGCTGCAGGTACTGGAGGCCCTGCTGTTCCTGCAAGCCCGCTGGCGTGCTCACGGCGGCCTCAGCTCCCATGCTGTGCAGCTGGTGCGGCCAGGCCTGGCAAAGGTGGGCAGCCTGGAGCACGGGCGCCCGCTGCACCAACGCTGGCTGCAGCCCAA GCCGCGGCAGGGTTACCCCTGGGGaggcccaggcccagggctgCCCCCACCTCCTGAACTGTACCCATGGCTGCCGCTGGAGCTCATCCATGGTGACACGCCTGCGGCCACCTCAGACCTCTACAGCTTCTGCATCCTGGCCCAGGAGGTCTTCACGG GAGAGctgccctgggctggaagaaaaggACCTGAGGTGAAGGCTAAACTAGAGGCGGGTGAGAGCCCGGCCCTGGACCCCCTGGTGCCAGCCCCCTACCAGGCCCTGGTTCGGGCTGGGCTGGGCCTAGGGCCTGCCGACCGCTGCGGCAGCCTGCAGAGTACACGATGCCTGCTGCGGGAGGCTGTGGCTCAG GACTCGGCCTCTGAG GTACCCAGCCCTGAGCTGATCAGAGGAAGTCGCTTCTCCAGCCTCCAAAA GATGGATCTGCTGGAGGAGATCATAGCAGAGCTGCAAGGTGGATGCCAACTTGAAGAcgggcccaggctcaatcccaCTCCTGACACACATTGTTAG
- the LOC138095804 gene encoding inactive serine/threonine-protein kinase TEX14-like isoform X3, with product MPSLRSRLPVELGSVPDPESQVGRLHRLAVAGGPSWGLTRLLRRVVQVDGENSAGQTALFLSALLGHSSAVQLLLASGANPNHRCLDGSTPVHAGAFSGRSLVLLRLLQAGGDLRLRDQQGHSPWDWAEQGGAKQSWEMLELLQLCRAHMSALVHGSELVPAVSLGQWQASSGHSLCGGLRLVQANRAWRPEQTRRPPHVPALGFGQVSGRCRREWGPWRPSSSCLMVPLPTPPAEQPVATGAGNRRTHRGPQGAAASAGLLWRGHPVTVRQLKVPGAQADVLLADLQHCSALHHPSLLLLMALSPSKDLSGLCLLFEPVWLGSLHVVLHPQGPREGRPPHLVPGLLPGHLLLQVLEALLFLQARWRAHGGLSSHAVQLVRPGLAKVGSLEHGRPLHQRWLQPKPRQGYPWGGPGPGLPPPPELYPWLPLELIHGDTPAATSDLYSFCILAQEVFTGELPWAGRKGPEVKAKLEAGESPALDPLVPAPYQALVRAGLGLGPADRCGSLQSTRCLLREAVAQDSASEVSSPRDWATQCRPPQSSLPGTQP from the exons ATGCCCTCACTGCGTTCTCGACTCCCTGTGGAGCTGGGCTCTGTTCCGGATCCAGAAAGCCAGGTGGGCCGTCTGCATCGCCTGGCTGTGGCTGGGGGCCCAAGCTGGGGCCTCACCCGACTCCTGCGGAGAG TTGTCCAGGTAGATGGCGAGAACTCGGCTGGGCAGACGGCGCTCTTCCTCTCGGCGCTGCTGGGCCACAGCTCGGCTGTGCAGCTCCTGCTGGCCTCTGGTGCCAACCCCAACCA CCGCTGCCTGGACGGCAGCACGCCTGTGCACGCGGGCGCCTTCTCGGGCCGTAGCCTCGTGCTCCTACGCCTGCTGCAGGCGGGCGGCGACCTGCGTCTGCGTGACCAGCAGGGGCACAGCCCTTGGGACTGGGCAGAACAAGGTGGTGCCAAGCAGAGCTGGGAG ATGCTGGAACTGTTACAGCTGTGCCGGGCCCACATGTCAGCCCTGGTGCACGGCAGTGAGTTGGTGCCCGCTGTCTCCCTGGGCCAGTGGCAGGCTAGCTCTGGACACAGCCTGTGTGGTGGTCTGCGGCTGGTGCAGGCGAACAG GGCATGGAGGCCGGAGCAGACCAGGAGACCCCCCCATGTCCCTGCCTTAGGGTTCGGCCAGGTAAGCGGGAGATGTCGGAGGGAGTGGGGACCATGGCGTCCGTCCTCTTCCTGCCTCATGGTcccgctccccacccctccagctGAGCAGCCTGTGGCCACTGGGGCTGGTAACAGGCGTACCCATCGTGGACCCCAAGGAGCTGCTGCCAGCGCAGG CCTCCTGTGGAGGGGCCACCCTGTGACCGTGCGGCAGCTGAAGGTGCCAGGAGCCCAGGCTGATGTGCTGTTGGCTGACCTTCAACACTGCAG CGCCCTGCACCAccccagcctgctgctgctgatggcACTGAGCCCCTCCAAGGACCTATCGGGGCTGTGCCTTCTCTTCGAACCCGTGTGGCTGGGCTCCCTTCATGTGGTGCTACACCCCCAGGGCCCACGAGAAGGGAGACCCCCCCACCTCGTGCCAGGCCTGCTGCCGGGCCACCTGCTGCTGCAGGTACTGGAGGCCCTGCTGTTCCTGCAAGCCCGCTGGCGTGCTCACGGCGGCCTCAGCTCCCATGCTGTGCAGCTGGTGCGGCCAGGCCTGGCAAAGGTGGGCAGCCTGGAGCACGGGCGCCCGCTGCACCAACGCTGGCTGCAGCCCAA GCCGCGGCAGGGTTACCCCTGGGGaggcccaggcccagggctgCCCCCACCTCCTGAACTGTACCCATGGCTGCCGCTGGAGCTCATCCATGGTGACACGCCTGCGGCCACCTCAGACCTCTACAGCTTCTGCATCCTGGCCCAGGAGGTCTTCACGG GAGAGctgccctgggctggaagaaaaggACCTGAGGTGAAGGCTAAACTAGAGGCGGGTGAGAGCCCGGCCCTGGACCCCCTGGTGCCAGCCCCCTACCAGGCCCTGGTTCGGGCTGGGCTGGGCCTAGGGCCTGCCGACCGCTGCGGCAGCCTGCAGAGTACACGATGCCTGCTGCGGGAGGCTGTGGCTCAG GACTCGGCCTCTGAGGTGAGCTCCCCGAGGGACTGGGCCACACAGTGCCGTCCACCGCAGAGTTCTCTCCCAG GTACCCAGCCCTGA
- the LOC138095804 gene encoding inactive serine/threonine-protein kinase TEX14-like isoform X4, producing MPSLRSRLPVELGSVPDPESQVGRLHRLAVAGGPSWGLTRLLRRVVQVDGENSAGQTALFLSALLGHSSAVQLLLASGANPNHRCLDGSTPVHAGAFSGRSLVLLRLLQAGGDLRLRDQQGHSPWDWAEQGGAKQSWEMLELLQLCRAHMSALVHGSELVPAVSLGQWQASSGHSLCGGLRLVQANRAWRPEQTRRPPHVPALGFGQVSGRCRREWGPWRPSSSCLMVPLPTPPAEQPVATGAGNRRTHRGPQGAAASAGLLWRGHPVTVRQLKVPGAQADVLLADLQHCSALHHPSLLLLMALSPSKDLSGLCLLFEPVWLGSLHVVLHPQGPREGRPPHLVPGLLPGHLLLQVLEALLFLQARWRAHGGLSSHAVQLVRPGLAKVGSLEHGRPLHQRWLQPKPRQGYPWGGPGPGLPPPPELYPWLPLELIHGDTPAATSDLYSFCILAQEVFTEKDLR from the exons ATGCCCTCACTGCGTTCTCGACTCCCTGTGGAGCTGGGCTCTGTTCCGGATCCAGAAAGCCAGGTGGGCCGTCTGCATCGCCTGGCTGTGGCTGGGGGCCCAAGCTGGGGCCTCACCCGACTCCTGCGGAGAG TTGTCCAGGTAGATGGCGAGAACTCGGCTGGGCAGACGGCGCTCTTCCTCTCGGCGCTGCTGGGCCACAGCTCGGCTGTGCAGCTCCTGCTGGCCTCTGGTGCCAACCCCAACCA CCGCTGCCTGGACGGCAGCACGCCTGTGCACGCGGGCGCCTTCTCGGGCCGTAGCCTCGTGCTCCTACGCCTGCTGCAGGCGGGCGGCGACCTGCGTCTGCGTGACCAGCAGGGGCACAGCCCTTGGGACTGGGCAGAACAAGGTGGTGCCAAGCAGAGCTGGGAG ATGCTGGAACTGTTACAGCTGTGCCGGGCCCACATGTCAGCCCTGGTGCACGGCAGTGAGTTGGTGCCCGCTGTCTCCCTGGGCCAGTGGCAGGCTAGCTCTGGACACAGCCTGTGTGGTGGTCTGCGGCTGGTGCAGGCGAACAG GGCATGGAGGCCGGAGCAGACCAGGAGACCCCCCCATGTCCCTGCCTTAGGGTTCGGCCAGGTAAGCGGGAGATGTCGGAGGGAGTGGGGACCATGGCGTCCGTCCTCTTCCTGCCTCATGGTcccgctccccacccctccagctGAGCAGCCTGTGGCCACTGGGGCTGGTAACAGGCGTACCCATCGTGGACCCCAAGGAGCTGCTGCCAGCGCAGG CCTCCTGTGGAGGGGCCACCCTGTGACCGTGCGGCAGCTGAAGGTGCCAGGAGCCCAGGCTGATGTGCTGTTGGCTGACCTTCAACACTGCAG CGCCCTGCACCAccccagcctgctgctgctgatggcACTGAGCCCCTCCAAGGACCTATCGGGGCTGTGCCTTCTCTTCGAACCCGTGTGGCTGGGCTCCCTTCATGTGGTGCTACACCCCCAGGGCCCACGAGAAGGGAGACCCCCCCACCTCGTGCCAGGCCTGCTGCCGGGCCACCTGCTGCTGCAGGTACTGGAGGCCCTGCTGTTCCTGCAAGCCCGCTGGCGTGCTCACGGCGGCCTCAGCTCCCATGCTGTGCAGCTGGTGCGGCCAGGCCTGGCAAAGGTGGGCAGCCTGGAGCACGGGCGCCCGCTGCACCAACGCTGGCTGCAGCCCAA GCCGCGGCAGGGTTACCCCTGGGGaggcccaggcccagggctgCCCCCACCTCCTGAACTGTACCCATGGCTGCCGCTGGAGCTCATCCATGGTGACACGCCTGCGGCCACCTCAGACCTCTACAGCTTCTGCATCCTGGCCCAGGAGGTCTTCACGG aaaaggACCTGAGGTGA